DNA from Leucobacter aridicollis:
TCCCCTCGACGCTTGCGAAATGCTGACCTTGACACGCCATTTCGAGGCGTACGGAGGAAACGCGTTGATCCGTGCAGCATGTCGCAGCCTGGGCCGACCGGGCAGGTTTCCGCCGGTCACGCGAGCGCTGCTCACCCGCTCGCCCGACGGCGGGCCGAGCACCTCGAGCGGGCAAGGCTCTACAGCCTGATCGCGTCCGATGGCGCGTTCTTCTGCGGCAGAACGGCTGCGGTGATCCTGGGGCTCCCCGTTGCGCTCAAGCCCGCTCAAGATCTCGAGGTTGGGCGGCTATATCCCGCCCGCGCACCGCGAGCGCGGAGCATCCGGGGCGTCCAAGCTCGGCCAGCCCTCGTCACGCTGCAGTCGACGGCGGGGCTGCGCACGACCAGCCCGTCGACAACGTGGGCGATGCTCGGCCGCTGGCTCAGCCTGGAAGAACTTGTAGTGCTCGGCGACGCGATTGTGAACGACTCGCGCTTTGGGCGGGACGCGCCGACCGCGCTTGATGCGGCCGCGAACGCGCCAGGACGGCCTCGCGCGCGGCTGCTCAGGGAGGCGCTCTCGCTCGTGCGCGTAGGCAGTGCTTCTCCGCCCGAGACTCAGCTGCGGTTGGCGCTTCGCGCTGCTCGCCTACCCGAGCCCGAGCTCGATGTTGACGTGCGGGACGCGAGCGGGGGTCTCCTAGGGCGGAGCGAGCTCGCGTATCCGGAGAGCCGGGTTGCGATTGAGTACGAGAGCGACCACCACCGCGTTGACCAGCGGCAGTGGAACCGCGACATCGAGAAGTATCAGGCCTACGCCGAGTCAGGCTGGCGCATCATCCGGGTGACCGCGGCCATGCTGTACACCAACAGGGATGAGATGGTCAGGCAGGTTGCGGATGCCCTCGCAGTGGCAGGGCGTCCAGCCCGGTAGTCCCAGTGGCTCTGCAGTGCCAGTCACGGAGGTGCCAGCCACAGAGGTGCCAGTCATGGAGTTGGCAGTCCTGGAGTTGGCAGTTGTGGTCGCTTACGGGCCGCCAGAACGACCACTAGTGCCAACCCGGGCGGGGTGGAGGAGCCTGGGGGAGATATCTTGCCCACGGCCCCACCTGCCGCCCGCCTCCTGCCTCCTGCCGCCTGCCGTGAGTTGGCAGTTGTGGTCGCTTGCCGGGGCGTACAGCGACAACTACTGCCAACCGCCGGGGGTGTGGAGTGGGGTGGGCAGGGGCCGGGCCGGGGTGGCCCGGCCCGGGCAGGCCCGGCCCCTAGCCGACGTACTCCGCGAGGTGCTCGCCCGTGAGGGTGGACTTCGCCTCCACCAGGGCCGCGGGTGTGCCTTCGAAGACGACGGTGCCGCCGTCCTGCCCTGCCCCGGGCCCGATGTCGATGATCCAGTCGGCGTGGGCCATCACGGCCTGATGATGCTCGATAACGACGACGCTCTTGCCCGAGTCCACGAGCTTGTCGAGCACGCCGAGCAGCTGCTCGACATCGGCGAGATGCAGACCCGTCGTTGGCTCGTCGAGCACGTACACGCCAGCGTCTTCTGCCATCGCGATCGCGAGCTTCACGCGCTGGCGCTCGCCGCCGGAGAGCGTAGTCAGGGGCTGGCCGAGGGTGAGGTATCCGACCCCGACGTCGACGAGGCGGGACAGGATCTTCGCGGCCTTCGGCACCTTCGCGCTCGCGCCGGCTGGGGAGGTCCCGGACAGGAACTCGTTGGCGTCACTGATCGACATCTCGAGCAGCTCGGCGATGTTCTTCCCGCCCTCATCTTCGCTCCCGCCGAGCCTGTACTGCAGCACTTCGGCCTGGTAGCGCCGGCCCTCGCACTCGTCACAGGGGGTGGCGACGCCGGCCATCACGACGAGGTCGGTGTAGATAACGCCCGCGCCCTTGCAGACCGGGCAGGCGCCCTGCGAGTTTGCCGAGAACAGCGCCGGCTTCACCCCGTTCGCCTTCGCAAACGCGGTGCGGATCGGGTCGAGCACGCCCGTGTATGTTGCAGGGTTCGACCTGCGCGATCCCTTGATGGGGGACTGGTCGACGGCGATGACTCCCTCCCGGCCCGACACGTAGCCGTGGATGAGCGACGACTTGCCGGAGCCGGCGACGCCCGTGATCGTGCACAGCACGCCGAGCGGGACGTCGACGTCGACGTCGCGGAGGTTGTTGCGGTCTGCTCCGCGCACCTCGATCTTGCCCGTGGCCTCGCGCACCGATTCCTTGAGTGAGGCGCGGTCACCAAAGTGCTTACCGGTGACGGTGTCAGACGCTGCGAGGTCGTCGACGGTGCCCTCGAAGCAGATCTCGCCGCCCGCGGCACCAGCTGCCGGGCCGAGGTCGACGACGTGGTCGGCGATCTTGATCATCTCGGGCTTGTGCTCGACGACAAGCACGGTGTTGCCCTTGTCGCGCAGCCTGAGCAGCAGGCCGTTCATGCGCTGGATGTCGTGGGGGTGGAGTCCGATCGATGGCTCGTCGAAGATGTACGTCACGTCGGTGAGGCTCGACCCGAGATGGCGGATCATCTTCGTGCGCTGCGACTCGCCGCCCGAGAGCGTGCCGGCGGGCCGGTCGAGCGACAGGTACCCGAGCCCGATCTCAACGAACGAGTCGAGGGTGTCGCCGAGGTTTGCGAGGAGCGGCGCGACCGAAGCGTCTTCGAGCCCACGCACCCACGTGGCAAGGTCAGAGATTTGCATCATGCAGGCGTCGGCGATGGAGATGCCGTTGATCTTTGACGAGCGGGCGAGCTCGGTGAGCCGGGTGCCCTCGCACTCGGGACAGGTGTCGAAGGTGATCGCGCGGTCGACGAACGCGCGAATGTGCGGCTGCATGGCCTCGCGATCCTTCGAGAGCATCGACTTCTGAATCTTCGGGATGAGCCCTTCGTAGGTGACGTTGATGCCGTCGACCTTGATCTTCGTCGGCTCCTTGTAGAGGAGCGCGTCGAGCTGCTTCTCGGTGAAGTCCTTGATCGGGGTGTCGGCGTCGAAGAAGTCGTTCCCGCCGAAGATGCGCCCGTACCAGCCGTCCATCGAGTACCCGGGGATCGTGAGCGCGCCCTCGTTGAGGGTCTTCGAGGCGTCGTACAGCGCGGTGAGGTCGAAGTCGCTGACCTTGCCTCGGCCCTCGCAGCGCGGGCACATGCCGCCGATGATGTTGAACGAGCGGCGCTCCTTGGTGGTGCGGCCGCCCTTCTCAAGCGTGACGGCGCCAGCGCCCGAGATCGAGGCGACGTTGAAGGAGAACGCCTTCGCGGGGCCGATGTGCGGCGTGCCGAGCCGGCTGAAGAGGATGCGCAGCATTGCGTTCGCGTCGGTCGCAGTGCCCACGGTGGAGCGCGGGTCGGCGCCCATCCGCTGCTGATCGACGAGGATCGCGGTGGTCACCCCGTCGAGCAGGTCGACGTCGGGGCGGGCGAGGGTGGGCATGAATCCCTGCACGAACGTCGAATACGTCTCGTTGATGAGCCGCTGGGACTCGGCCGCGATCGTCGCGAATACGAGGGAGCTCTTGCCGGAGCCGGACACCCCGGTGAACGCGGTGAGGCGCCGCTTCGGGAGCTCGACGCTCACGTCCTTCAGGTTGTTTTCGCGGGCGCCATAGACGCGAATACGGTCGTGTGAATCGGCTGGATGGGAGGCTGCCTCAGTGCTCATACGCACAGCGTAGTCCTCCACAATTGTGAGCACGGAAAAACTTGTTCATGCATTGCAATACTTGCTACGCAAGGTATAGTCGCCGGTATGGATCCACAGGCGGAGCGAATAGCCACGAACCTCCGCAAGGGCGTGCTCGAGTACTGCGTGCTCGCGCTGCTCTCAGGCCGCGACATGTACGGACTCGAGCTCGCGGGCGCGCTCATGGATCGCGGCCTGACCGCGAGCGAGGGGAGCCTCTACCCGCTGCTCGCCAGGATGCGCGAAGCCGGCGCGGTCGAGACCAGGTGGGAGCAGCCTGAAGACACGGGCGGCACCCGCCCGCGGCGGTACTACGCGATCACCGCGCGGGGTCGTGAACTGCTCGCGGTCTTCGCCACGGTGTGGGGCGGGATCGCAGCCCAGGTGGAATCGCTCATCGCCGATGCCCGACCAATTGAGCCCGCGGCGGAACCTGAGCCCGGCACAGACACCAAGGAGCCCTCATGAATGCACGGACCCAGGCCGGGCAGGTCGAGACGTACCTGCGCTCGCTCGGCGACGCACTCAGCGATGCGCCCGCCGCACTGCGGAACGCCGCGCTTGACGATGTCCGCGCGCACGTCGCTGAGGCCCAGGACAGCGGGCGTTCGGACGCAGAGGCGCTCGCGGGCCTCGGCGATCCCGAAATCCTCGCGTCGCAGTATCTCGCCGAGCTCGACCCAGCGACCGTGGGGGCAGACGCGAGCGGGCGCCGGGCCGAGCGCGCAGCCTGGCTGCTGCAGGCCGCCGGCCTTGCGGTCGCGATCCTCACCGCGGCGTTCTCCGGGTTCCTGATGCGCGGTGGCGGCCAGGCAGCGCTCCTCTCGCTGATCCCCATTGCGATCGTCGCGCTCGGGCTCGTGCTTCCAACGCGGTACCGGCTCGCCTACGCCTGGGCGAGCGCCGCCTCGGTGACGGCGTTCGCCGCGATCGTCAGCGCGATCCCCGCGGCGCTCCTCTCGGTCGTCGAGTACCTGCCGTTGCTCCTCGTGGTGTGGGGCGCCGCGGTCACCCCCTGGCGGCTCTCGCGCGGGATCGGGCCGCGGGAGGCGCGGGTGTGGCGCTGGGTGGGGGCGGCGGTCGTCGCGCTCCCGGCCGTCTGGATGGGGGTCGCGGGCCTCATCGGCACGTTCGGCCTCGACTGGACCGCGTGGGTTGTGCTCGCCGTGCTCTTGGCGGTCGCCGTGTGGTGTGGGCTCGGGAGCAGGATCGCGGTGTCGGCTGTTGCCCTCGCCGGTGCAGTACTGCTGTCGATGCCATTCTTCGACGGCGGGGTCCTGACCCTCCTGTGGTGGTGGGTCGGCGGGCTCTTCCTCGCGGTGGGATTGCCGGCGGTGGTCGCGGGGCGCCAGCGGGAATCGTCGGCCGTACGCTGAGTGCGGGCTGTTGCTGCGGGGTGCGGTTACGCTAATGCCATGAGCGGGACGACACGGCGCCACGCGCGCGACGCGCGGGACCCGGGCGGGAGCCGGGAGGCGCGTTTGGGTCTCGGCCTTGTCGCCGCGCTCTGCGTGGTGCTCGCCGCCCCAGCTTTCTTCGTCGCCGAGCTGCCGTGGCTCGGGGCGGGGCTGCTCGCGGCCGGGCTCCTCGGTGCGGTCGTGGCGGACAGGCGGGCAGGGATCCGGATCTCGCCGCGGACGGGAGACCCCGCCGCGCCCTCGCTCACGCGCGATCTCTCGCTCGTCGCGCTCGGCCTGATGATCGTGCGCACAATCCCGCTCGCGGCCGAACTCGACACGCTCTCGATGCTGCGGTTCACGCTCGCGCTCGGCGGGGCGGTGCTCGTCCCGTACCTCGTGTCGCGCTTCGTCTACGGCGACCGGGCCACGGGGTTCCCGTGGCGGGGCGAGCCGCCACGGCGGCGGTGGGGCGCGCTGCACTGGGGCTGGCTCGCTGGCGTGCTCGTGCTCGGGTGGCTGATCCTGCCGTACTACTTCATCTCATCGGGCGTATACGCGAACTGGCCGGAGGTGAACACGCCCGATCTCGTCGCTCGCCTGTTCGTTGGCGTGGGGGCCGTGGGCATCTGGGACGAACTGTTCTTCATCTGTACGGTGTTCGCGGTGATGCTGCGCCACTTCCCAGCGTGGCTCGCGAACGTGCTCCAGGCGGTGGTGTTCGTGTCGTTCCTCTGGGAACTCGGCTACCGCGCGTGGGGCCCACTCCTGACAATCCCGTTTGCGCTCGTGCAGGGTCTCATCTTCCTGCGGACGCGCTCGCTCGGGTACGTCGTGACCGTGCACCTCTTATTCGACGCCGTGGTCTTCGCTGTGCTCGTGCACGCGCACAACCCGGCGCTGTTCGACGTCTTCCCGACGGCCCCGTAGGCGCCCGGGACTCCGGGAGGCGCCCCTGGGGGTTCTGTCAGCTCCTCCGGCAGCCCCGTCGGTGCCGTCGGGTGCCGTTGGTGCCGTCGGGCTAGCGTGCGAGGAGACCGGCGATCCGGCGTACCGCGAACTCGTACCCCTGGATGCCCGCGCCGGTAATCACGAACTCGGCGAGCGGGGAGAGGAACGAGTGGTGGCGGAACTCCTCGCGGGCGAAGACGTTCGAGATGTGGATCTCGGCGAACGGCAGCGGCACCCCAGCGAGCGCGTCGCGCAGCACGACGGACGTGTGCGTGAGGCCAGCCGGATTGATGATGATCGCTGAGCAGTCATGGCGCGCCTCGTGGATCGCGTCAAGGATCTCACCCTCGTGATTCGACTGCACGGCACGGACATCGATGCCGTATTCCTTCGCGACGCGGAACACGAGGCGCTCGACGTCTTTGAGGGTGTCGCTGCCGTAAATCTCAGGCTCGCGGGTGCCGAGCAGGTTGAGGTTCGGCCCGTTCACCAGCAGGATCCGCTTCATCTCGGCACACTCCTTGTGACTCGTTTGGTGTCTCACTATCGTAGCCCCGCGCCGAGCTCGCGGCGGGATACGCGGAGCGCCGTAATTGCACTCTCAGGGGCGCCCGGCTACCGTTGACGGGTGACTGAGCAGCCGCGCAAGCCTTTTGATCCCTCGACATTCCGCGACAAGCCCGTATCGTTTGTCCGCCGCAGCGGCAGGATGACGCCGTCGCAGGAGCGGGCCTGGGAAGAGTCGCGTAGCGACTTCCTGCTCGAGATCGCGCACGGTCCCGCCGCCACGAGTGTCGCAGCTGGGGAGACGGGAGACCCCGCCGAGATCTTCGGGCGCGAGGCCGACCTCATCGTCGAGGTGGGTTCGGGACAGGGGCACCAGATCCTCTCCGCCGCTGCGGCTCGGCCGGAGACGAACTTTCTCGCCGTTGAGGTGTTCCGCGCGGGGCTCGCGCGGACCGTCATTCGGGCGGCGGACGCCGGGCTCACGAACCTGCGTCTCGCGGAGGTCAACGCGCCGGAGCTGCTCGAGCACTACCTGCCCGAGGGGTCGGTCGCTGAGATCTGGGTGTTCTTCCCTGACCCGTGGAAGAAGGCCAAGCACCACAAGCGCAGGCTCATCAGCGCGGACTTCGCTCGGATCGCGCACCGAGCGCTCAAGCCTGGCGGCGTGCTGCGCCTCGGCACCGACTGGCAGAACTACGCCGATCACATGCGTGAGGTGATGGACGAGGCCCCCGGCTTCGAGCGCGCGTTCGAGGGCGACTGGGCTGAACGGTACGAGGGGCGCGTGCTCACCGCGTTCGAGAACAAGGGCATTGAGAAGGGCCGCGACATCCGCGACCTCACCTACCGCAAGATCTAGCGGCCGGGCTCAGCCGGGCCGTCTCGTCGGGCGGCTCTTCGCGCCGTCCGTCTGGGATCGACGATGGGAATGTCTCCGGGCCTAACTTCGGGCAGGTCTTCTGCCGATCCCATACGTTGCGACGGGAGTTTGGGGTGCCGCGACACGCGACACGCCCGGGTTGCACCGTGCGAATCCCTGTGTCAGAATAGACAGGTTCAGTACTCCGTGCATGCGGATCACTGCCAGGTAGTGCATTGCCCCTCGACATGATCGGGGTGTGAGGCCGCGGGCAGCGAACACAGCCTGCACGCCGAGAGGCGGCCAGACGCAAGTCCGGCCGTTTTGGTGCGTGCAGAAATTGATAGGTGAACAGAGACCCAGCATTACGGCACTTCAGGGTGCCCGTCTGCCAAGGGCGCTGGTACGCAAGACGTCCAATGCTGTCGGCCACAAGCCGGGAGTACGACGCAAGTAGAAAGTAGAGATGTCATGGCGGGACAGAAGATCCGCATTCGACTCAAGTCGTATGACCACGAGGTCATTGATAGCTCAGCGCGCAAGATCGTGGATACGGTCACCCGCGCGGGCGCAACCGTGATCGGCCCCGTGCCGCTCCCCACGGAAAAGAACGTGATCGCTGTGATCCGTTCGCCGCACAAGTACAAGGACAGCCGCGAGCACTTTGAGAAGCGCACGCACAAGCGCCTGATCGACATCGTCGATCCCACCCCGAAGGCCGTCGATTCGCTCATGCGTCTCGATCTCCCGGCCGATGTCAACATCGAGATCAAGCTCTAAGGGGGGATCCAGACATGACTGCAGTACGTAATGTGAAGGGTCTCCTGGGCACCAAGCTCGGCATGACTCAGGTATGGGACGAGGACGGCAAGGTCGTTCCCGTTACCGTCATCGAGGTGGCGCCTAACGTTGTCACCCAGATCCGTACCCCCGAGGTCGACGGCTACAGCGCCGTTCAGATCGCCGCGGGTCAGATCGATCCCCGCAAGGTGAACCAGCCCTCGGCTGGTCACTTCGAGAAGGCCGGCGTGACGCCGCGCCGCCACATCACCGAGATCCGCACCGCCGACGCTGCTGAGTACAGCCTCGGTCAGGAGCTCACCATCGAGGGCGCATTCGAAGCCGGTCAGAAGATCGACGTCGTTGGCACTTCGAAGGGTAAGGGCTTCGCGGGCGCCATGAAGCGTCACAACTTCAAGGGCGTTGGCGCTTCGCACGGTGCACACCGCAACCACCGTAAGCCTGGCTCCGTCGGTGGCGCAGCAACTCCTGGTCGCGTCTTCCGCGGCAAGAAGATGCCTGGCCGTATGGGTACCGATCGCGTGACCGTGCAGAACCTCACCGTTCAGGCGATCGACGCCGAGAAGGGCCTCATCCTCGTTAAGGGTGCAGTTCCCGGTGCGCGTGGTCGTCTCGTTTTCGTCCGCAACGCAGTGAAGGGGGCGTAGTTCATGGCTACCGCTACCAAGCTCGAGGTTTTCGACGCGAAGGGCAAGAAGGCTGGGTCGGTTGACCTTCCCGAGGCTATCTTCGGCGCTGAGACCAACGTTCCGCTGATCCACCAGGTGGTCACGGCACAGCTGGCTGCTGCCCGTCAGGGTACGCACAAGACCAAGACCCGTGGCGAGCGCTCGGGTTCCGGCGTCAAGCCGTTCAAGCAGAAGGGCACTGGCCGTGCACGCCAGGGCTCGGTCCGCATGCCGCAGCACCGCGGCGGTGGCATCGTCCACGGGCCCGTGCCCCGCGATTACTCGCAGCGCACCCCCAAGAAGATGATCGCTGCTGCACTCGTTGGCCTGCTCTCGGACCGCGCACGCGCGAACCGTCTGCACGTCGTCGAGGGCTTCGGCATCGCTGACAAGCCGAGCACCAAGACCGCGCGCGAGTTCCTCGCACAGGTCGCACCGGGCAACCGCGTGCTCGTGGTCGTAGACCGCGAAGACGTGCTCACCGTGCTCAGCGTTCAGAACCTTCCGAACGTTCACGTGCTGTTCCACGATCAGCTCAACGCCTACGACGTTGTCGTCAGTGACGATCTCGTCTTCACCAAGGCAGCTTTCGACGCGTTCGTCGAGGGTCGCGCCGTTAAGGAGGACTCGAAGTGAGCATGAACAAGGCTGCGCACGACGTCATCATCCGCCCGATCGTCTCGGAGAAGAGCTACGGCCTCATCGACGCAAACGGACAGTACACCTTCGAGGTTGCTCCCACCGCGTCGAAGACTGAGATCAAGCTCGCCATCGAGTCGGTATTCGGTGTGAAGGTCGCAAAGATCAACACCCTGAACCGCAAGGGCAAGACCCGCCGCACGAAGTTTGGCCTCGGCAAGCGCAAGGACACCAAGCGCGCCATCGTCACGCTGAAGTCGGGCTCCATCGACATCTTCACGGCTGCGCTGTAGAAGGGGCGAGAAGGAACACAACATGG
Protein-coding regions in this window:
- a CDS encoding PadR family transcriptional regulator, with the protein product MDPQAERIATNLRKGVLEYCVLALLSGRDMYGLELAGALMDRGLTASEGSLYPLLARMREAGAVETRWEQPEDTGGTRPRRYYAITARGRELLAVFATVWGGIAAQVESLIADARPIEPAAEPEPGTDTKEPS
- a CDS encoding ATP-binding cassette domain-containing protein gives rise to the protein MSTEAASHPADSHDRIRVYGARENNLKDVSVELPKRRLTAFTGVSGSGKSSLVFATIAAESQRLINETYSTFVQGFMPTLARPDVDLLDGVTTAILVDQQRMGADPRSTVGTATDANAMLRILFSRLGTPHIGPAKAFSFNVASISGAGAVTLEKGGRTTKERRSFNIIGGMCPRCEGRGKVSDFDLTALYDASKTLNEGALTIPGYSMDGWYGRIFGGNDFFDADTPIKDFTEKQLDALLYKEPTKIKVDGINVTYEGLIPKIQKSMLSKDREAMQPHIRAFVDRAITFDTCPECEGTRLTELARSSKINGISIADACMMQISDLATWVRGLEDASVAPLLANLGDTLDSFVEIGLGYLSLDRPAGTLSGGESQRTKMIRHLGSSLTDVTYIFDEPSIGLHPHDIQRMNGLLLRLRDKGNTVLVVEHKPEMIKIADHVVDLGPAAGAAGGEICFEGTVDDLAASDTVTGKHFGDRASLKESVREATGKIEVRGADRNNLRDVDVDVPLGVLCTITGVAGSGKSSLIHGYVSGREGVIAVDQSPIKGSRRSNPATYTGVLDPIRTAFAKANGVKPALFSANSQGACPVCKGAGVIYTDLVVMAGVATPCDECEGRRYQAEVLQYRLGGSEDEGGKNIAELLEMSISDANEFLSGTSPAGASAKVPKAAKILSRLVDVGVGYLTLGQPLTTLSGGERQRVKLAIAMAEDAGVYVLDEPTTGLHLADVEQLLGVLDKLVDSGKSVVVIEHHQAVMAHADWIIDIGPGAGQDGGTVVFEGTPAALVEAKSTLTGEHLAEYVG
- a CDS encoding CPBP family intramembrane glutamic endopeptidase, which encodes MSGTTRRHARDARDPGGSREARLGLGLVAALCVVLAAPAFFVAELPWLGAGLLAAGLLGAVVADRRAGIRISPRTGDPAAPSLTRDLSLVALGLMIVRTIPLAAELDTLSMLRFTLALGGAVLVPYLVSRFVYGDRATGFPWRGEPPRRRWGALHWGWLAGVLVLGWLILPYYFISSGVYANWPEVNTPDLVARLFVGVGAVGIWDELFFICTVFAVMLRHFPAWLANVLQAVVFVSFLWELGYRAWGPLLTIPFALVQGLIFLRTRSLGYVVTVHLLFDAVVFAVLVHAHNPALFDVFPTAP
- a CDS encoding DUF1700 domain-containing protein, whose amino-acid sequence is MNARTQAGQVETYLRSLGDALSDAPAALRNAALDDVRAHVAEAQDSGRSDAEALAGLGDPEILASQYLAELDPATVGADASGRRAERAAWLLQAAGLAVAILTAAFSGFLMRGGGQAALLSLIPIAIVALGLVLPTRYRLAYAWASAASVTAFAAIVSAIPAALLSVVEYLPLLLVVWGAAVTPWRLSRGIGPREARVWRWVGAAVVALPAVWMGVAGLIGTFGLDWTAWVVLAVLLAVAVWCGLGSRIAVSAVALAGAVLLSMPFFDGGVLTLLWWWVGGLFLAVGLPAVVAGRQRESSAVR
- the trmB gene encoding tRNA (guanosine(46)-N7)-methyltransferase TrmB; protein product: MTEQPRKPFDPSTFRDKPVSFVRRSGRMTPSQERAWEESRSDFLLEIAHGPAATSVAAGETGDPAEIFGREADLIVEVGSGQGHQILSAAAARPETNFLAVEVFRAGLARTVIRAADAGLTNLRLAEVNAPELLEHYLPEGSVAEIWVFFPDPWKKAKHHKRRLISADFARIAHRALKPGGVLRLGTDWQNYADHMREVMDEAPGFERAFEGDWAERYEGRVLTAFENKGIEKGRDIRDLTYRKI
- the rplC gene encoding 50S ribosomal protein L3; translation: MTAVRNVKGLLGTKLGMTQVWDEDGKVVPVTVIEVAPNVVTQIRTPEVDGYSAVQIAAGQIDPRKVNQPSAGHFEKAGVTPRRHITEIRTADAAEYSLGQELTIEGAFEAGQKIDVVGTSKGKGFAGAMKRHNFKGVGASHGAHRNHRKPGSVGGAATPGRVFRGKKMPGRMGTDRVTVQNLTVQAIDAEKGLILVKGAVPGARGRLVFVRNAVKGA
- the rpsJ gene encoding 30S ribosomal protein S10, whose amino-acid sequence is MAGQKIRIRLKSYDHEVIDSSARKIVDTVTRAGATVIGPVPLPTEKNVIAVIRSPHKYKDSREHFEKRTHKRLIDIVDPTPKAVDSLMRLDLPADVNIEIKL
- the aroQ gene encoding type II 3-dehydroquinate dehydratase, translated to MKRILLVNGPNLNLLGTREPEIYGSDTLKDVERLVFRVAKEYGIDVRAVQSNHEGEILDAIHEARHDCSAIIINPAGLTHTSVVLRDALAGVPLPFAEIHISNVFAREEFRHHSFLSPLAEFVITGAGIQGYEFAVRRIAGLLAR
- the rplW gene encoding 50S ribosomal protein L23, whose protein sequence is MNKAAHDVIIRPIVSEKSYGLIDANGQYTFEVAPTASKTEIKLAIESVFGVKVAKINTLNRKGKTRRTKFGLGKRKDTKRAIVTLKSGSIDIFTAAL
- the rplD gene encoding 50S ribosomal protein L4, with product MATATKLEVFDAKGKKAGSVDLPEAIFGAETNVPLIHQVVTAQLAAARQGTHKTKTRGERSGSGVKPFKQKGTGRARQGSVRMPQHRGGGIVHGPVPRDYSQRTPKKMIAAALVGLLSDRARANRLHVVEGFGIADKPSTKTAREFLAQVAPGNRVLVVVDREDVLTVLSVQNLPNVHVLFHDQLNAYDVVVSDDLVFTKAAFDAFVEGRAVKEDSK